GATTTATGAATTGTTGGATAAGGCCATAGAGAAGGTGTAATATCTACTGTATAACCATCTTGTTGTAAGAAGTAATCCATATCGCCTAGGAAGGAAATATTGTTCCTCTTGAAAAAGAGACTTGTGTTATAAGCTTCTTTATTCTTTCTTCCAGGTGTTTTTGATTCTTTATGTATAACAACACTTTCAGGAATACACATCATATATTTCCCCTGTTCTGTGAGTCTAAGGCATAATTCTACATCTTCAAGGCCATTTTTGTATCCATTAAAGAATCCACCAATATCAATAAAATTTTTTCTATGTAAAAGTAAGCATGCTGCTGTGATAATTTTGAACTTTCTTTTCTTATGTACTAAGGGGATTGTTGCAGGAATAGAGTTATAAAGGTGATTTACATAGTTTCCATCTGGAGTTATAGTAACACCTAAATGTTGTACTGTACTATCAGGATAAATAAGTAAAGATCCAACGCCAGCTAGATATGGATCAGAATCAAGTGCTTCTACAAGAGGTGGAAGCCAACCATATGATACTTCTGTATCATTATTCAAAAAGAGAATATAGTCTGTATTTGCAGCATAAGCTCCAGTGTTACATGCAGGACCAAAGTTATGATTAGTATCAAAAGATATATAATGAAAGTTAGATCCAAATAATATATTTCCTAATGTAGGGCATGCTAGATTTGTTTCATCTGATGAACCATTATTTATAACATAAACATGAACGTTGTTTGTATATTTAGCTAAGCTTATTAAACAAGTTTTTGTTAATTGCCACTCATTATATACTGGAATAATAATACTAACTTTTATCATTTTAATATGTTAGAAATAATTAGGTTATAATTAAAATAAGTGGGTTATAATTAATTGAATATTTAATAACTTAATAATCTTTTAAAGTTGAAGTAATACTACTATATATAATAGAGAGTCACAATGATAAAAATAAATTATATTATAATTTATTTTTATCATTATTAATAATAAGTTTATAACTATGCTGAATGTATTATGAAATATGTTGTTTGTCTTTTATGTGTGATATTATTTTATTATTTCTGTAGTGCAGGGACACTATATGATCTATGGGGTCCTTCACTGTATTCTTCTTTCCCTTCTGATAGTCGAAATGCTCTTCCTAATGATGCATCAATCCCTAAAAATTATATTCCTATATGCTCACTACCACCCCTTTTAAATACAATTGGCACAATCCGTAGAGTTGACGTACCAGGTGATAAAAAAGTTGTAGCTTTAACTTTTGATATGTGTGAACTTGCTACAAAAACAACAGGTTATGATACAGCTATCATCAATTTTTTGCGTTTACATCAAATCCCAGCTACATTGTTTCTTGGGGGTAAATGGATGAGAACCCATTCTGAAAGAGCTATGCAGCTTATTGCTGATCCTCTTTTTGAAATCGGTAATCATGCATGGACTCATGGTAATTTTGGGATTATGAGTGAAGCAAAGATGAAAGAACAAGTATTATGGACACAGGCACAATATGAAATTTTAAGAAAACAAGTTATTGAGCGCATCAAATTAAAAAATTTTCTACTACCTACTATCCCTGAGTGTATGCAATTATTTCGTCTACCATACGGAAGATGTACAGGGCAGGCCTTAAAATTACTTGCAGAACTAGGGTTTTATGTTATCCAATGGGATGTTGTTGCTGAAGTTCATAACAATAATAGTATACAGGGATTAGAGCAGTATGTTGTCAAAAATGTAAAAAGTGGTTCAATTATTTTATTTCATGCTAACTGTGTTCCTATTGGTTCTGCTGAGTTACTTAAAAAAACTGTAGAATTATTGAAACGTCAAGGATACCAGTTTGTTACTGTAAGCACTTTGCTTACAATGGGTAAGCCTCAATATACAATGGATGGTTATTTCACATCGCCTGGAGATAACCTTTCATTAGATACAAAATTTGGCATTGATGGAACAGGATTAAAGTAATATTCTTTAACATAGCTAATAAGGTACAAGTTAAAATTTGTTTATCCTTTTATTAAGAGAAAAAATAGTATTGCTTAAATGCATTGGCAGTTTTTTTGTTCTAGCGATATTCTAAAGTTAGATTGAATTTTCTACTTTATATATTATTACAGTAAGTTAGATATATAAAGTTTTTCGTTTTAGTTGTTAAACTTGAATTGCTTTTTATTATAGGCTTAATTTTTAACTAAATTATAAATGTAAGTACAAATACTAAGACTCTGCTATAATAATATATAAAATCTTTATCAGAGTAGTACCTTAGTATATATCTATATATTATCATTCTTTATTTTTCAATCTATTCATTTATTTTTCCTTTTTATTTATAATACAACAATAAAAAAGCTGAGTTATATTATCTATAATTATTTTTTTTAATTATTAGGAAATAAAAATGATTACATATTAAAAAAAGAGACGATAGAATTATTCCTTTTATTGTTGATAAAATTATTCAATCTACTTTTAGACAACACATCTTTATCAGAAACACATGGATGATTATATCTATATATAATTTAATAAGAATCATTTTAGGGGATATTGAGACTATGTTTCTTAGTAATACTTACTTAGAGGTTGAAGCATTACAGAATATCATAGAAAACTTCTTATAGAAGAAGGACTTTAATTTTTACTTGATACGTATAAACAGTATCATAATAAGCGTACATAAACACGTAAAAGAAAAAGTTACTTTATACACCTTATGTATGATTTTACATTTAAAGATGTTAAGCATAGTGAGCTTAAATATGAAAATGCTAATTTCAGTACAGATACAACAATAGATATTATGTTGAAGCCAGTAGTGAAATGCTAAAAATTTTTATGAGTTGTATGTATTTAAAACACAATATAGTATTGCTTATACCAAAGATGATATCCATATTCATGAGTTAGATTGTTTAACTTTAACAAATGTTGTTAGATAGATATAAAAAAACTTTTTTCTAGTAATTTTAACATAGGTTATGGATTCACTCGTGAATCAAATGAAATACGTAATTATAGTTCATTAATACATATTGTATTACAAGCTTTAAAATGATCAACATGGTGGGAAAGTATATTAAATTTTGATTATAGGACTGGCTCTAAGAATAGCTAAGACGTTTATAAAACAAATTTATGTAATTCTTGTAAATAATCTAGAAACTAAAGATAGTATTACTTCTTAAAAAGTTATGTTATTCAAAATAAGTCTATCCTTGGAGTAGATGGTCTTTTTGTATATACAAACAATTAAATAATGTTAACCTACTATTTAGATAAAAAGTGTATTATTACTAATGCAATAGAATATACTGAAAAAGAAACATTCCAGGCAATGGAAGCCCTAGTTTATAATTTAAATACAATGCATTCTTGTGTAGGAGTCCAAATTCTTTATAGCTCCATTAGCCATGGTACAGACACAAGCTCTGAAGGGCATATGATTACTTGAAATTTTTATTTGCTATAGAGTATGAATTAGGAAATGGTGAAACTCTAATATTTCTATAAGGATTTTTGAAGTAAAAGAAGGGATTAGTTTCAATATAAAAGCTCTATATCATAATTCTAACAAATGGGGACAGTTACATATGTGGAGGTAAGATGGAGATATTAGAAATAACTTAGAAGCATTTGAAGATATTATTAGAGCTATGAATGAAATATGAGCAGGGTATGGTTTATTAACTATCCTGTAGATAGAGATTCCTGTTTGGGGTTATCTAATATTATTAATGATGTGTGTCCACAGTGTGGTCGTCGTGAAGTTAAAGTATTGATTTACATATAGTAAAAATATGAAAAATTGTTTCAACACACTATAATATATATATATATTAATATAGATATTCAGAGAAAAATAAAGCCTACAGGTAGTAATATATATTATATAGTAAAAAATGTTCTTGTTTAATGTATTATTCTCATATGTAACAATATATTTTATGAGTTATAACTGTTGGAGAATAAATATGGAAGTAAAGCAACAGAAAAAAGTAAAAAAACTTATTGGTGAAGGTATTAAGTTTGAAAGAATTAGACGTATTACTAGTTATTTATTGGTACAGTAGATCGTTTTAACAATGTTAAACAAGCAGAAGTAGTTGATAGAGTTAAATATTCTAAAATAACTTCTTGCTAAGGTTAATAGTCCCTACAACCCAAAAGGTACGCATATCCACCTATCTTGCGTACCTTTTACTAATTTTTAACATATAGATGAATACAGTCTATTCAGAATGTTAGCTCCTTCTAATATAATCAGGCTTTCAAGTCTTATTGAAGAATCTGTTGTTGATGGTCCTAGACTAAGGTATGTTATTTACACAGAGGCGTATTCATGCTGTCCAGGCTGTCATAATCATCAACCAATTTATACCAAGGAGAAAAGCTTGTTAATATTGATACAATTTTTAGTGATATTAAAAAGAAACCTCTTATACATGGTGTTACTTTTAGTGGTGGGGAACCATTTTTTCAAAGCAACTCCTTGGCGAACTTAGCAAAACAATTTAAGGTTATAGGATATCTGTTAAGTTATACTGGATTTCTTTTTGAAGAACTTCTTACAGATAATAACTAGTTATCATTTTTGAAGGTATTAGACGTAATTATTGATGGGCCTTTTGTTTTAGAAAAAAGCTAGCTATACTCCACTTTCGTGGATCTCATAGTCAACGAGTTATTGATGTCCACTCATCTCTTTTTCAGAATAAAATTATATCATGTCCTTAGTGATAATAACTTATTATCTAGATTAGTTTATTAATAAACACGTAATTGTATCATATTACCTTTAAGAGCATCTTGCTCTTTCTTTATAGTTAGGCTAAGGACTCACTTGGTAGGAGAGGTAGCGAAGTGGCTGTAACGCGCTCGACTCGAAATCGAGTTATCGATGGTAAGTCGATACGTGGGTTCAAATCCCACCCTCTCCGCCAGTATTTAATTAGGATTTCTATTTTTTATTCCTAACATATAGAAATCATTTTTTGCTATATTGATTATGATTGAAAGTTCATAAAAGTATATAATTTTTCAAGTCGCATGATAACGGGATTATTTTCCTATATTATAGTCACCTAGTAAATTTATATTAGGGTGAAGTATATTTTAATGACTAGAATTTTTGAAACTCTAATATATAGCTTATTAAGCTGTATTATTCATTAAGTCCATTTTACTTTCTTTATAATTTTATGACTTAGTCTATACTTGAAAGATTCTTAGACTACTAACAGTTTTTATATAGAATAGTATTAGGTATAGGATTTATATAATAAGTCCTATACTGTTAACACATATATTTTTATGTAGGGAGCTTGTTGTATAAAGCAAAGAAGGAATTTTTTATAAGTATAATATATTAACACTAACCAGCTATAATGATTGAAATTTTATTAAACTTATTTTAACAACATTTATAACATATTGAAAGTTCATACTAAATTTTGAACTTATACAATAAATTATAACTTAGTATAAGGATGATAGATATGTTGTTTAGTTTATTATATTCTGGTTATGGAGAAGCTAAATGTATATATATATATAGTACTTTTAATATTTTTTCCATCTATTTTATTGGCAAAAGAGTTTGATGGGGAAAAAATTTTTTTCATGAAAAATCAGTCTCCACAACAACAAATACTTTCAATTGCACTTTTAACCAAAAACAAAAAAATTATTATATTTGACGGTGGTACAAAAGCAGATAGTAACCATCTTTCTTCTTTTATTAATGAGCATGGAGGAAAAGTATCAGCTTGGTTTTTAACACATTTACATGATGATCACACAGGTGCACTTTCAGAAATTCTTCTTGATGATAACATAACAATCGATAATATATACTACAATTTCCCACCTCCAGAATGGGTTGAAGAGCATGAACCCATGTACTCATCGCATCTTACTATGATAGTAGAGCCTTTAAAGAAAATGGCTTATTTAAATAATCAAAAGAAGATACAAAAAGGTGATACATTTTCGATAGATGGTGTTACAATCACTGTTCTCAATGATTTTGATCTTTCAATAACTAGAAATGGTGTAAATAATACATCATTTGTATATGATGTAATGATTGCAGGGAAACGTATGTTGGTTTTAGGAGACTTAGGTGAAGAAGGTGGAGAACGGCTTTTAGCTGAGTATGGAAACACATTGAAAGCAGACATTGTTCAAATGTCACACCATGGACAACGAGGTGTACAAAAAGAGGTATATACTGCAATTAGTCCTAGAATTTGTTTATGGCCAACACCATTATTTTTGTGGGAGAATGACTGTAGTTATGGTCCTAGTTCTGGGACATGGGAAATAAATAAGGTTAAAACATGGATGGAAGAGGTAGGTGTTAGAGTACACTATGTTTCTGGGTTACAAGAAGATGATATCGTTATTGAATAGATTACTAGGTTATGCTAATTTGTTGAACAAGATAGGATTAGTATTCTATAGCAATAATACAGTACTGACTATTCTTTTTAGTTAAATAACTATACTACATCTACCATAAAAAAAGACTATTTATAGGAAAGTTGATAATCTGATAAAATGAGTAGATACATTTATAGAATTAGAAAGGGGTATTTCTATGCATGAAACGTTTCTTATAACACTAGGCACAATATTATATAGTCTTGCTGCATTTGGGTGTGCTATTTATTTTACATATCGTGACAAAAATACTACAGCTATTATAGGGTTCCTTGTATTAAGTTTAGGACTATTGTTGATAAACAAGTTAGCTGGGAATATTTCAGAAGTTCAGATTGGTAACTTTACCCTTCGTGCTGAACAGGTAATAGATAACTTAGAAAATAAAGCTAATCATATAATTGATAAAATGAATGATAGTTGTGATGAAATAATAAAAAAGATAGAAAAAACTTTAGATAATAAGAAATAATAAAGTTAGCAGAGAGAATAAAAATCTATATGAAAATAGGAGATAGATAGATTACCAAATAAAATTTTTAGATAGATTATTATAGTAAGTAAAAGCAACTAGTTATGCAGTTAATCTAAAAAAATAAGAATAGTTAGACAATGTATTGATATTGTATAGAAACATTTTCATTACTAAAAAATAACTAGTAATTTTTTAGTAAAAGTAGATGAGCACACACACACACACACACATTAAGCAAGTCCCTGACGCATCGTATTATCAAGGACTTGCTTCTTTTGTGTGTGCATAAACTATGTTTTTATTAACTCTATAGTACTATAAGTATCTTGCATTTTTAATAGAAGATTTTCAGTACGTTTTAGCTGCTCTGTAAGAAGATGAAGGACATTTCCCTCCACTGTGGCTTCAGAATCTACAATTTATAAAAGCGATGTAAAAGTAGAGATAGATGTACAAGCATTAAAGAGGAGTCCTTTAAAATCAGTTACATTTTCTCCTTTGAGGAGCTTTTGTTCACAGGTAACAGCAAGAGAAGGAAAGTAGTAGCAACGAGTTTCACTAGGGATATCATCATTATCATACATAACATATGTATGTTTTGTATGGCTTTCTTGTTTTTTTGTTTCTTTATTAGGTATAGATAAATCTATATTTGAAGAAGAATCTGATAATGTTTTTACAGCTTCCTTTACTTGATGTTTTACCATTTCTAAATCTTGTGTTGCTTTATGGAGTGTAATGGTAAGTTCTGTTAGATCTGAATGAAGTTTTAATGGTATATATGTGTCGTGTTGTATAGTGTTTAATAATATATCTGGCATAATTGTATCTCCTTAGCATGGAAAACCTACTTATATATAAAGGTGTAAAAGCTGCCTCTCTATCAGGAGGGCCAACCGCCAAGGATAAAGATGTTCTGAGGCATCTAATATAGAAGTACCTAACCAAAGAGTAATGGATAAGTCAAGTAAGAAAAAATATAATATAGTATAAAGTTAGTTACATATAAAGAATATAAAGAAGATGTAGTTCTATTTTTTTAGATGTATTAAACAGTGCTATATTTATTGGAAATACAAAGCATTATATCTTTTTCATTATATAAAAGACATAGCTGTAATCATCTGAATTTTCTTTATATAAATCGATTTCGGATTGTATTAGTGCTATAACTTGTTGAGCTTTTTCATCATTATTATAGGTAGTCTTCATTCTTTCAAGATTTTTTTGGAGAGGAGCATAGTAATTTTCTTTCCAATTACTTTTAGGTAAAACAAAATGTCCTAAGACTTTATAGCCTGCAGATTGAATTTTTTGTAAGTTGTTCTCGATTGTATCGATTTCAGGGTAAGCTTCATTCCAAAAATACTTACTTGCATCTGAGTATTGATCTATTAACCAGCTTATTTCAGAGCAAACAAAGTATCCGTTATTTTTTAGAAATTTTTTCCAGTCTTTTAAACCAGTTTGAAATCCTGCAATATATATTGAACCTTCTGACCAGATAAGATCAAAGCTTTCTGGCTCAAAGTCCATTTCAAACATTGACATCACTTTTGGCTTGATATTGTTTGTAGCTTTGCTTTCCAGTTCATTGATATATTGTTGGTTATTATCAATAGCTATTATTTCAGCATTACTAAAATGCTTAGCTAGTAAAAGAGTACTTTCACCAACTCCACAACCAATATCAAGAATCTTTTTAGGTAAAAAGTCAGCAGGTAAAAGTTTAATAGCTTGTTGAGTACTTTCAGTACTTCCTGGAGCAAGCCTGTTTAATCCATCAAATGCTTCAAAAAGATATTTTTTCATGCCTTAATTGTAGACAATGCTAGATTTTAAAACAATTATATTTTGAATTATTCTAATTGGAGCTCCTTTTATCATTTGTACCTATATTACTAGTCATTAGGTTACATTTGTTAGCCTACCTTTAAAACTATTTGTATTAATTATTTTTCATTGTTGTTTTAATCTTATGTTTCACATTAATTAAATAAAAAAATGTCCCCCAATTAAGGAGGACACATATACTATTTTTAAATTGTCTATAAGATAATTAATAATACTATGGATAGATAATAACTAGATAAAAAAATGAATCAAATGAAGTAAAGGTGGCGTCCCCAAGGGGATTTGAACCCCTGTTGACGGCGTGAAAGGCCGCTGTCCTGGGCCGACTAGACGATGGGGACGCATCAGCAAGTTGTCTTAATACAAGCATGCTTCTACTGAACTTGCTAAATTGAGTCAAGCTTTTTTTGATAATTCTGTGTAGCTTTTCTATATGTTATCTATTATTATAAATTAATTACAATAATTTATATAGGTTATATCTTTTTTCTTTTTTATGGTTTTTCTTGCAGTATAAGTGAAATATCTATATGGTATATAGATTGTATAGGAACATATTGTAGTTTTTACCTGATTATTTTTTATGAAGGATATCTTGCTTGAGTAATAATATAACAAATAATAATCTTAGAAATATAGCTATTATAGCACATGTTGACCATGGAAAAACAACTTTAGTTGATGCCTTATTTCGTCAAAGTGGTATTTTTCGCGAAGATCAGCAAGTTGATGATCGTGTCATGGATAGAATGGATCTTGAACGTGAAAGAGGTATTACCATTGCAGCTAAGAACTGTGCTGTGACATGGCAAGGTATAAAAATTAATATCATAGATACACCAGGCCATGCTGACTTTGGTGGTGAAGTAGAACGTGCACTTTCAATGGCTGATGGTGCAATTTTACTTGTAGATGCAGCAGAAGGTCCACTTCCTCAAACACGTTTTGTGTTAAAAAAAACACTTGAAGCTGGATTAAAGATTATTGTTATAATCAATAAAATTGATCGAAAAGATGCACGAGTTCAAGAAGTCCTTAATGAAATTTATGATCTTTTTATAGACCTTGATGCAACAGATGAACAGTTAGAATTTCCTGTATTGTACGCTATTGGTAGAAATGGTGTGGCAATGAGAACTTTGGATGATGCACAAGAAGGCCTTGTTCCACTTTTTGAGACTATAATAGAAGTTGTTCCAGGACCTAAATACGATCCTAATGAACCATTCCAAATGCTTGTTTCAGATTTGAGCTATTCAGACTATCTTGGACGTTTATCTGTTGGAAAGATATCTCATGGAAGTGTACATTCAAAAGATGCACTTGTTTGCATGAATGAAGAGGGTGTAGCTATTCCTCTTCGAGTAACAAAATTACAATCATATCAGGGAATAACACTTACAGATATAGAATCTGCAGAACCTGGGGATATTATTGTTATTGCAGGTCTTGAAGATGTTTCTATTGGAGATACTATTTGTACTAAAAATGAAATACGAGTTCTACCAAGGTTAAATATTGATGAACCAACAGTAGCTATGCGTTTTACTATTAATAATTCTCCATTAGTAGGAAAAGAGGGGAAGATTGTTCAGTCAAGAAAAATCAGGGAAAGACTTTTTAAAGAAACACTAACTAATCTTGCTATTAGTGTAGAAGAAGCTGAAGAACGTGATAGTTTTATTGTAAAAGGACGTGGTGAATTTCAATTAGCAATTCTCATTGAAACAATGCGTCGTGAAGGTTTTGAGTTATCTGTTGGTAGACCAGAAGTTATTCTCCAAGAAAAAGATGGTGAACGACTTGAACCTGTTGAGCATTTGTATATTGATTGTGATGAATCCTTTATGGGAGTAGTAACAGAAAAAATTGCTCAAAGAAAAGGACGGATGTTAAACTGTGTTAATAATGGCTCAGGTCGTGTAAGGCTTGAGTTTTCAATACCAT
The sequence above is drawn from the Lawsonia intracellularis PHE/MN1-00 genome and encodes:
- a CDS encoding polysaccharide deacetylase family protein, with protein sequence MKYVVCLLCVILFYYFCSAGTLYDLWGPSLYSSFPSDSRNALPNDASIPKNYIPICSLPPLLNTIGTIRRVDVPGDKKVVALTFDMCELATKTTGYDTAIINFLRLHQIPATLFLGGKWMRTHSERAMQLIADPLFEIGNHAWTHGNFGIMSEAKMKEQVLWTQAQYEILRKQVIERIKLKNFLLPTIPECMQLFRLPYGRCTGQALKLLAELGFYVIQWDVVAEVHNNNSIQGLEQYVVKNVKSGSIILFHANCVPIGSAELLKKTVELLKRQGYQFVTVSTLLTMGKPQYTMDGYFTSPGDNLSLDTKFGIDGTGLK
- a CDS encoding class I SAM-dependent methyltransferase, whose translation is MKKYLFEAFDGLNRLAPGSTESTQQAIKLLPADFLPKKILDIGCGVGESTLLLAKHFSNAEIIAIDNNQQYINELESKATNNIKPKVMSMFEMDFEPESFDLIWSEGSIYIAGFQTGLKDWKKFLKNNGYFVCSEISWLIDQYSDASKYFWNEAYPEIDTIENNLQKIQSAGYKVLGHFVLPKSNWKENYYAPLQKNLERMKTTYNNDEKAQQVIALIQSEIDLYKENSDDYSYVFYIMKKI
- a CDS encoding glycosyltransferase family 2 protein; its protein translation is MIKVSIIIPVYNEWQLTKTCLISLAKYTNNVHVYVINNGSSDETNLACPTLGNILFGSNFHYISFDTNHNFGPACNTGAYAANTDYILFLNNDTEVSYGWLPPLVEALDSDPYLAGVGSLLIYPDSTVQHLGVTITPDGNYVNHLYNSIPATIPLVHKKRKFKIITAACLLLHRKNFIDIGGFFNGYKNGLEDVELCLRLTEQGKYMMCIPESVVIHKESKTPGRKNKEAYNTSLFFKRNNISFLGDMDYFLQQDGYTVDITPSLWPYPTIHKSKQYDLLKSLSTPFNPLQCFDLLKEEPFWKHGRHLLVNWLEKNNEVSMALTLMIEELNLCKSLNIDELKYIITLCNRLGIDSHLFQQKINSLLKFILNKSNFLGTLKRIQYILNKTGRYELLKKYNQAAIQAQIIRNKIKTTSII
- the nrdD gene encoding anaerobic ribonucleoside-triphosphate reductase, which translates into the protein MLTYYLDKKCIITNAIEYTEKETFQAMEALVYNLNTMHSCVGVQILYSSISHGTDTSSEGHMIT
- the typA gene encoding translational GTPase TypA gives rise to the protein MSNNITNNNLRNIAIIAHVDHGKTTLVDALFRQSGIFREDQQVDDRVMDRMDLERERGITIAAKNCAVTWQGIKINIIDTPGHADFGGEVERALSMADGAILLVDAAEGPLPQTRFVLKKTLEAGLKIIVIINKIDRKDARVQEVLNEIYDLFIDLDATDEQLEFPVLYAIGRNGVAMRTLDDAQEGLVPLFETIIEVVPGPKYDPNEPFQMLVSDLSYSDYLGRLSVGKISHGSVHSKDALVCMNEEGVAIPLRVTKLQSYQGITLTDIESAEPGDIIVIAGLEDVSIGDTICTKNEIRVLPRLNIDEPTVAMRFTINNSPLVGKEGKIVQSRKIRERLFKETLTNLAISVEEAEERDSFIVKGRGEFQLAILIETMRREGFELSVGRPEVILQEKDGERLEPVEHLYIDCDESFMGVVTEKIAQRKGRMLNCVNNGSGRVRLEFSIPSRGLIGYRDEFLTDTKGTGIMNSLLSGYEPWRGDFPSRFTGSIVSDRAGSAVAYALFNLEPRGELFIVSGDPVYEGMIIGEHNRDNDIDVNPIKEKKLTNLRTSSKDEAIILTPVKPMTLEKALHFVKEDELVEVTPISIRLRKAELSAQKRHQIAGKKKTGK
- a CDS encoding ComEC/Rec2 family competence protein yields the protein MKNQSPQQQILSIALLTKNKKIIIFDGGTKADSNHLSSFINEHGGKVSAWFLTHLHDDHTGALSEILLDDNITIDNIYYNFPPPEWVEEHEPMYSSHLTMIVEPLKKMAYLNNQKKIQKGDTFSIDGVTITVLNDFDLSITRNGVNNTSFVYDVMIAGKRMLVLGDLGEEGGERLLAEYGNTLKADIVQMSHHGQRGVQKEVYTAISPRICLWPTPLFLWENDCSYGPSSGTWEINKVKTWMEEVGVRVHYVSGLQEDDIVIE
- a CDS encoding 4Fe-4S cluster-binding domain-containing protein, with the protein product MHGVTFSGGEPFFQSNSLANLAKQFKVIGYLLSYTGFLFEELLTDNN